A window of the Roseovarius sp. S88 genome harbors these coding sequences:
- a CDS encoding endonuclease/exonuclease/phosphatase family protein, whose amino-acid sequence MSKSWPRTPLAEEIIASQADVITLQEVSDHNRKFMAPLFEAYPFSVICPFRPHQDVGVLTSLAVVDNTNFCVDGAGMAGVQVRTPEGQVVWVVSIHLEWPFPFDQFAQASLIEDKLQSMEGPILIGGDFNMVTWGGSVVRLAKAADNEPLGPYRNTYLSGRPYLPLAIDNVLVPKGVTGHVERRPRLASDHMGLLARIKLP is encoded by the coding sequence ATGAGCAAATCCTGGCCGCGCACGCCCTTGGCCGAGGAAATCATCGCGTCTCAAGCCGACGTGATCACTTTGCAAGAGGTGTCAGACCACAACCGAAAATTCATGGCGCCGTTGTTTGAGGCCTACCCGTTTTCTGTCATCTGCCCCTTTCGACCGCATCAAGACGTTGGGGTATTGACGTCATTGGCTGTGGTCGACAATACAAACTTTTGTGTCGACGGGGCAGGTATGGCTGGGGTTCAGGTGCGTACCCCTGAGGGACAGGTTGTGTGGGTTGTTTCAATCCATCTTGAGTGGCCCTTTCCCTTCGATCAATTTGCACAGGCCAGCCTGATAGAAGACAAATTGCAGTCTATGGAGGGACCAATCTTGATCGGAGGGGATTTCAATATGGTCACCTGGGGCGGCAGTGTTGTGCGTTTGGCCAAGGCCGCGGACAATGAGCCTCTGGGGCCGTATCGCAATACATATCTTTCTGGTCGACCATATTTACCGCTTGCCATCGACAACGTGCTTGTCCCCAAAGGCGTTACAGGCCATGTCGAAAGACGACCTCGCCTCGCGTCCGATCATATGGGTTTGCTGGCGCGGATTAAGCTGCCTTAA
- a CDS encoding GNAT family N-acetyltransferase — MFMPRRKIRIETERLTLRPPVLTDFREWSSLRERSAEFLVPWEPQWASDHLSRKGFANRVHWSQRSISQGSAVPLFLIRREDSVLLGAITLDNIRRGPAQAGTLGYWTGEPYARQGYMREALLAMVHHAFERLNLSRLEAACLPENQPSRRLLEKCGFKYEGVAQSYLQIDGRWRTHVLYAALRSDRRGRTDAG; from the coding sequence ATGTTCATGCCGCGTCGCAAAATCCGGATTGAGACCGAGCGCCTGACGTTGCGCCCTCCGGTTTTGACGGATTTTCGTGAATGGTCATCTTTGCGCGAACGCAGCGCCGAGTTTTTGGTGCCGTGGGAGCCACAATGGGCCTCTGACCATCTCTCGCGCAAAGGGTTCGCCAACCGTGTGCACTGGTCGCAGCGCTCAATCTCGCAAGGGTCTGCCGTGCCGCTTTTCCTCATTCGACGTGAAGATAGCGTGCTTTTGGGGGCGATCACGCTCGACAATATCCGCCGTGGCCCGGCCCAGGCAGGCACGCTTGGTTACTGGACGGGCGAACCCTATGCACGACAGGGCTACATGCGCGAGGCGCTTCTCGCGATGGTGCATCATGCCTTTGAACGGTTGAATCTGTCGCGGCTAGAGGCGGCTTGCCTGCCTGAAAACCAGCCGTCCAGACGTCTTCTGGAAAAATGCGGGTTCAAATATGAGGGGGTGGCGCAGAGTTACCTTCAAATCGACGGGCGCTGGCGGACACATGTGCTTTATGCCGCCCTTCGATCTGACCGCCGTGGCCGGACGGATGCTGGGTAA
- a CDS encoding M16 family metallopeptidase, whose product MPGLQSAAIGVWVLAGARHEAPSQNGIAHFLEHMAFKGTTTRSALQIAEAIEDVGGYINAYTSREVTAFYARVLAEDVPLAVDVVADILRNPVFDPREIEIERGVILQEIGQALDTPDDIIFDWLQEEAYPDHPLGRTILGAEERVRAFSRDDLKRFVNERYLPGQMILSAAGAVDHDALVRLAETLFGDMPASDRVEASAAQFAGGERRTVKSLEQAHFALAFESPDYLDPAIHTAQIYASALGGSMSSRLFQEIREKRGLCYTIYAQAGAYSDTGMMTIYAGTSAEEMAGLAQITVDEMKRAAEDFGQAELDRARAQMKAGLLMGLESSSNRAERLARMLQIWGRVPRLEEVVDKIDAVSLGDLRALAEKIATKAPAALALYGPVESAPSLQDLQDRRAA is encoded by the coding sequence ATGCCCGGCCTGCAATCGGCGGCCATTGGCGTCTGGGTTCTGGCCGGGGCACGCCATGAGGCGCCGAGCCAAAACGGCATCGCTCATTTTCTGGAGCATATGGCTTTCAAGGGCACGACGACACGCAGCGCGTTGCAGATTGCCGAGGCGATTGAGGATGTGGGCGGGTATATCAATGCCTATACCAGTCGCGAGGTGACGGCCTTCTATGCGCGTGTGCTGGCAGAGGATGTGCCGCTCGCAGTGGATGTGGTGGCCGATATCCTGCGCAATCCGGTGTTTGACCCGCGCGAGATCGAGATTGAGCGCGGCGTGATCCTTCAGGAAATCGGGCAGGCGCTGGATACGCCCGATGACATCATTTTCGACTGGTTGCAGGAAGAGGCCTATCCTGATCATCCGCTGGGTCGCACGATCCTCGGTGCAGAAGAGCGCGTGCGTGCCTTTTCGCGCGACGACCTCAAGCGGTTTGTCAATGAAAGGTATCTGCCCGGGCAAATGATCCTGTCCGCCGCGGGGGCGGTGGATCACGATGCATTGGTGCGTCTCGCAGAGACACTTTTTGGCGACATGCCCGCGTCTGACCGGGTGGAAGCCTCTGCTGCGCAATTCGCAGGCGGAGAGCGGCGCACTGTGAAATCACTGGAGCAAGCGCATTTTGCCTTGGCGTTCGAAAGCCCCGACTATCTTGATCCCGCCATTCACACAGCACAGATCTACGCCTCTGCGCTGGGTGGCTCGATGTCATCGCGGCTTTTTCAGGAAATCCGCGAAAAGCGCGGGTTGTGCTATACGATCTATGCTCAGGCAGGGGCCTATAGCGACACGGGCATGATGACGATCTACGCTGGTACATCCGCCGAGGAAATGGCTGGCTTGGCGCAAATCACAGTCGATGAAATGAAGCGCGCCGCAGAAGATTTTGGTCAGGCCGAACTGGATCGCGCCCGTGCGCAGATGAAAGCTGGGCTTTTGATGGGGTTGGAAAGCTCATCGAACCGGGCCGAGCGGCTGGCGCGCATGCTGCAGATCTGGGGCCGTGTACCGCGTCTTGAAGAGGTGGTGGATAAGATCGACGCTGTTAGCCTCGGCGATTTACGCGCCCTGGCCGAAAAAATCGCGACCAAAGCCCCGGCCGCCCTGGCACTCTATGGCCCGGTGGAAAGCGCCCCGAGCCTTCAGGATTTGCAGGACAGGCGCGCCGCGTGA
- the thrC gene encoding threonine synthase, which translates to MKYISTRGQAPVLSFEDTMLSGLARDGGLYLPETIPMLSHNEIAALNGVSYEEAAFRIMRPYLGDTFTDNEFHEIIARAYNGFGHAARAPLKQLDSGHFLLELFHGPTLAFKDFAMQLIGQLFEASLKRSGKRVCIVGATSGDTGSAAIEAFRGLEAVDVFILYPHGRVSEVQRRQMTTPSESNVHALAIDGHFDDAQARVKDMFNDFDFRDAVGLAGVNSINWARVLAQVVYYFTSAVSLGAPHRKVSFTVPTGNFGDIFAGYIAKRMGLPIDQLVVATNQNDILHRCLTTSEYKPDGVVPSISPSMDIQVSSNFERALYYAYGEDGAAVAQLMDELKAGGFSVSQGALQALQESFASGRCSEEDTSATIAATVAQSSELLCPHSAVGVKVANDLRDPATPMITLATAHPAKFPAAVEKAAGVHPPLPRAMSDLYERSERVTRVANDLDAIESLIKERLPH; encoded by the coding sequence ATGAAATATATCTCAACCCGTGGCCAAGCGCCGGTTCTGAGCTTTGAAGATACCATGCTGTCGGGCCTTGCCCGCGATGGTGGGCTGTACTTGCCCGAGACGATACCGATGCTGAGCCATAATGAGATCGCAGCACTCAATGGTGTGTCCTACGAAGAGGCAGCGTTTCGCATTATGCGTCCTTATCTGGGGGATACCTTTACCGATAACGAATTCCACGAGATCATCGCGCGTGCCTATAACGGTTTTGGCCATGCCGCCCGTGCGCCTTTGAAGCAGCTCGATAGCGGACATTTCCTTCTGGAACTCTTCCACGGTCCGACGCTCGCGTTCAAAGACTTCGCGATGCAACTCATCGGGCAGCTTTTCGAGGCGTCGCTCAAGCGCTCTGGCAAACGCGTGTGCATTGTGGGGGCGACCTCAGGTGATACTGGTTCAGCGGCTATTGAGGCGTTCCGGGGTCTGGAGGCTGTGGATGTCTTTATCCTTTACCCTCATGGCCGTGTCTCTGAGGTGCAGCGTCGTCAGATGACGACACCCTCGGAAAGCAATGTGCATGCGCTGGCCATTGATGGGCATTTTGATGACGCTCAGGCGCGTGTGAAGGATATGTTCAACGATTTTGACTTCCGTGACGCTGTCGGGCTGGCTGGGGTCAACTCGATCAACTGGGCGCGGGTGCTGGCGCAGGTGGTGTATTACTTTACCTCCGCCGTGAGCCTCGGTGCACCGCATCGCAAGGTGAGTTTCACCGTGCCCACGGGCAATTTCGGAGATATTTTTGCCGGCTACATCGCCAAGCGGATGGGCCTGCCGATTGACCAGCTTGTTGTCGCCACCAACCAGAATGACATCCTGCATCGTTGTCTGACGACCTCAGAGTACAAACCCGACGGTGTCGTTCCCTCAATCAGCCCATCAATGGATATTCAGGTCAGCTCCAACTTTGAGCGCGCTTTGTATTATGCCTATGGAGAGGATGGTGCCGCCGTTGCGCAGTTGATGGATGAGCTGAAAGCAGGTGGGTTTTCCGTAAGCCAGGGTGCCTTGCAGGCGTTGCAGGAAAGCTTTGCTTCGGGACGTTGCAGTGAGGAAGATACCTCCGCCACAATCGCGGCCACAGTTGCGCAGAGTTCCGAGCTGCTCTGCCCGCATTCTGCGGTTGGCGTGAAGGTCGCCAATGACCTGCGTGATCCGGCCACGCCCATGATCACGCTCGCGACGGCGCATCCTGCCAAGTTCCCCGCAGCGGTCGAAAAAGCCGCAGGGGTGCATCCGCCCTTGCCTCGCGCCATGTCGGACCTGTATGAGCGGTCAGAGCGCGTCACACGGGTTGCCAATGACCTTGACGCTATTGAGTCGTTGATCAAAGAGCGCCTGCCGCATTGA
- a CDS encoding SURF1 family protein encodes MMRLLVPLLFGLVGAGILISLGVWQVQRLAWKEGVLEEIETKIAAAPAPLPESPDASAHKYLPVQVTGTFGGGALRVLVSRKKVGAGHLIVTPFETETGRLILVDRGFLKLGKELQPPPPGQVTVTGNLHWPDDRNSSTPENDLDGNIWFARDIAQMADVLGTEPVLLVAREMSQPDSAMTPLPVDTSGIPNDHLQYAITWFSLAAIWLGMTGYLIFRSRKPAQGTDP; translated from the coding sequence ATGATGCGTCTGCTCGTTCCCTTGCTTTTCGGTCTCGTCGGGGCTGGCATCCTGATCTCTCTGGGGGTCTGGCAAGTGCAGCGCCTGGCCTGGAAAGAGGGCGTGCTGGAGGAGATTGAGACAAAAATCGCGGCAGCCCCGGCGCCCTTGCCTGAAAGCCCCGATGCCTCCGCGCACAAGTATTTGCCAGTGCAGGTCACTGGCACGTTCGGCGGCGGGGCGCTGCGCGTTTTGGTCAGCCGCAAGAAGGTCGGGGCAGGGCATTTAATTGTTACACCCTTTGAAACGGAGACAGGGCGTCTGATCTTGGTTGATCGGGGGTTCCTCAAGCTGGGTAAAGAGTTGCAGCCGCCACCCCCAGGGCAAGTGACGGTCACTGGCAATCTGCATTGGCCGGATGATCGCAACAGTTCCACGCCGGAAAATGATCTTGACGGCAACATCTGGTTTGCGCGCGACATCGCGCAGATGGCGGATGTGCTTGGAACCGAGCCGGTTTTGCTTGTGGCACGGGAAATGTCGCAACCAGACAGCGCCATGACGCCGCTGCCCGTCGACACGAGCGGTATTCCCAACGATCACTTGCAATACGCCATCACCTGGTTTTCGCTGGCCGCGATCTGGCTAGGGATGACCGGATATCTCATCTTTCGCAGCCGCAAACCGGCGCAGGGGACAGACCCATGA
- a CDS encoding DUF4272 domain-containing protein codes for MRFLVSILAALGLTSQTATADTSGKEPSEAELARKSYIEGVAADPSEEQLARKARSIAELERLGLPFSENLPVIEDEAGALRRSDEEVAARALAVMITAVKGETRDQALVESVIEQYGAWEFFSPEERGFIETADLPDEAYVQMSWRYESVAVLLWAIGLTDELPAPDQIIDAAMLGSVFRELGAEGLIQKARLRPQSEILDAADLAYRLHWAAMEARVKGAPPPAGLHPGIAYERHYALNWLIGYAGLDWDNMATDT; via the coding sequence ATGCGGTTTCTAGTTTCCATTCTGGCGGCGCTTGGACTGACGTCCCAGACCGCGACGGCGGATACGTCAGGGAAAGAGCCGTCTGAAGCCGAATTGGCGCGAAAGTCCTATATCGAGGGGGTTGCGGCCGATCCCAGCGAAGAACAACTGGCGCGCAAGGCCCGTTCGATTGCGGAACTGGAACGTCTGGGCCTGCCATTCTCAGAAAACTTGCCGGTGATCGAGGACGAGGCCGGGGCGCTTCGCCGCTCAGATGAGGAGGTGGCGGCCCGGGCCTTGGCGGTGATGATCACCGCCGTAAAAGGTGAGACGCGCGATCAGGCGCTTGTTGAGTCCGTGATTGAGCAATATGGCGCTTGGGAGTTTTTCTCACCCGAAGAACGAGGATTCATCGAGACTGCGGACCTGCCGGATGAGGCTTATGTGCAAATGTCCTGGCGCTACGAATCTGTGGCTGTCCTATTGTGGGCTATCGGCTTAACTGACGAGCTGCCTGCTCCGGATCAGATCATCGATGCGGCGATGCTTGGGTCTGTGTTTCGCGAGTTGGGCGCGGAAGGGCTTATTCAAAAGGCGCGGCTGAGGCCGCAATCTGAAATCCTTGACGCCGCTGATCTGGCCTATCGCCTGCATTGGGCCGCGATGGAGGCCCGCGTGAAGGGCGCGCCGCCGCCCGCCGGTTTGCATCCTGGTATTGCCTATGAGCGCCACTACGCCCTCAACTGGCTGATCGGCTATGCGGGCCTTGATTGGGACAATATGGCAACGGATACCTGA
- a CDS encoding cytochrome c oxidase subunit 3, whose amino-acid sequence MAHEKNHDYHILNPSVWPLLGALAGFIMLFGAVMFFHDNGPWMMLIGFVGVLYVMFGWWTDVVAESHAGDHTPVVRIGLRYGFIMFIMSEVMFFAAWFWSFFKHAMYPMGEMSPLQDAIWPPAGIETFDPWHLPLINTLILLCSGAAATWAHHALVHENNRNDMKWGLIIAIALGAIFTVFQAYEYGHAGFSFSGNIYGANFFMATGFHGAHVIIGTIFLFVCLMRVLKGHFTPEKHVGFEAAAWYWHFVDVVWLFLFAAVYVWGG is encoded by the coding sequence ATGGCACATGAAAAAAATCACGACTACCACATCCTGAACCCCTCAGTCTGGCCATTGCTGGGCGCGCTGGCAGGGTTCATCATGCTTTTCGGGGCGGTAATGTTCTTCCACGACAACGGGCCGTGGATGATGTTGATCGGCTTTGTCGGCGTTCTTTATGTGATGTTTGGCTGGTGGACCGATGTGGTGGCCGAAAGCCATGCAGGCGATCACACGCCAGTGGTGCGGATCGGACTGCGCTATGGTTTCATTATGTTCATCATGTCCGAAGTGATGTTCTTTGCCGCCTGGTTCTGGAGCTTTTTCAAGCATGCTATGTATCCGATGGGTGAGATGTCACCTCTGCAGGATGCGATATGGCCTCCGGCTGGCATTGAGACCTTTGATCCTTGGCACCTGCCGCTGATCAATACGCTTATCCTGCTCTGCTCTGGTGCGGCTGCAACATGGGCACACCACGCGCTGGTTCATGAAAACAACCGCAATGACATGAAATGGGGCCTGATCATTGCAATCGCTCTGGGTGCGATCTTTACGGTGTTCCAGGCCTATGAATACGGTCATGCCGGATTTAGTTTCTCGGGCAACATCTACGGCGCCAACTTTTTCATGGCCACAGGCTTTCACGGCGCGCATGTAATCATTGGTACGATCTTCCTGTTCGTCTGTCTGATGCGGGTGCTCAAGGGGCATTTCACACCCGAAAAACATGTCGGGTTCGAAGCCGCTGCCTGGTACTGGCACTTTGTGGATGTGGTTTGGCTCTTCTTGTTCGCCGCAGTCTACGTCTGGGGCGGGTGA
- a CDS encoding cytochrome c oxidase assembly protein, translating into MAMDPKVKTVTRLVSVAIFMGALAWASVPLYDWFCRVTGYGGATDVAETGSDEILDQTITIRFDASQERDFPWEFKPMQREMEVRIGETGLAFYEAYNPTDKPIAGSSSYNVTPFEAGGFFTKIDCFCFEEQVLQPGERVQMPVTFFVEPEIVEDRDAKHTHTITLGYTFYQIDLPEEDAQAALETAEDTDNNVN; encoded by the coding sequence ATGGCGATGGATCCTAAAGTCAAAACAGTCACCCGCCTTGTCAGCGTGGCGATTTTCATGGGCGCTTTGGCTTGGGCCTCTGTGCCACTCTACGATTGGTTTTGCAGAGTGACAGGCTATGGTGGGGCGACGGATGTGGCCGAGACCGGATCAGATGAGATTCTGGATCAAACCATCACCATCCGCTTTGACGCCAGCCAGGAACGCGACTTTCCTTGGGAATTCAAGCCTATGCAGCGCGAAATGGAAGTGCGCATCGGAGAGACGGGTTTGGCCTTTTACGAGGCGTATAACCCGACGGACAAGCCTATTGCAGGGTCGTCAAGCTACAACGTGACGCCTTTCGAAGCAGGCGGGTTCTTTACCAAGATCGACTGCTTCTGCTTTGAAGAACAGGTTCTGCAACCCGGTGAGCGGGTGCAAATGCCTGTGACGTTCTTTGTGGAACCTGAGATCGTGGAGGATCGGGACGCAAAGCACACCCACACGATCACACTTGGATATACATTCTACCAAATCGACCTACCGGAAGAAGATGCGCAAGCCGCACTTGAAACGGCGGAAGACACAGATAATAACGTGAACTAA
- the cyoE gene encoding heme o synthase — protein sequence MSDASLNSAETQAYDAGFGDYFALLKPRVMTLVVFTALVGLIAAPVAVHPVVGFAAILFIAVGGGASGALNMWWDADIDAVMKRTAKRPIPSGRITGDEAFAFGMALAGISVVMLALATNFLAAALLAFTIFFYVVIYTMWLKRWTPQNIVIGGAAGAFPPMIGWAAATGSISVESILMFSLIFMWTPPHFWALALFTKMDYDNAEVPMLTVTHGRRATRVHILVYTVLLAILAVGLGFTSIGGPLYLAVAIFLNARFLKGAVDIWRRDEDMAEADRFLTERKFFKASLIYLFAHFGAIAVEAMLMPYGWGGW from the coding sequence ATGAGTGACGCAAGCCTCAACAGCGCGGAAACCCAAGCCTATGACGCGGGCTTTGGCGACTATTTTGCGTTGTTGAAACCGCGTGTCATGACGCTTGTGGTTTTCACGGCTTTGGTTGGATTAATTGCGGCCCCTGTGGCCGTGCATCCAGTTGTTGGCTTTGCCGCCATACTCTTTATTGCGGTTGGCGGTGGTGCCTCGGGTGCGCTTAACATGTGGTGGGACGCCGATATCGACGCGGTCATGAAACGTACAGCCAAACGCCCCATTCCTTCGGGACGCATCACCGGGGATGAGGCGTTCGCCTTTGGCATGGCGTTGGCGGGTATTTCGGTGGTCATGCTGGCCCTGGCGACGAATTTCCTGGCCGCCGCGCTTCTGGCCTTTACCATCTTCTTTTACGTGGTGATCTACACCATGTGGCTCAAGCGCTGGACGCCGCAGAACATCGTCATTGGCGGCGCAGCGGGAGCCTTCCCTCCAATGATTGGCTGGGCGGCAGCAACGGGCTCCATATCTGTTGAGTCGATTTTGATGTTTTCGCTGATCTTTATGTGGACTCCACCGCATTTCTGGGCTTTGGCGCTGTTCACCAAGATGGATTATGACAACGCGGAAGTGCCGATGCTGACAGTCACACATGGGCGCCGGGCAACACGTGTTCACATCCTGGTCTACACCGTGTTGCTAGCGATTTTGGCGGTTGGTCTGGGCTTCACCTCTATTGGTGGGCCGCTGTACCTGGCGGTGGCGATTTTCCTGAATGCGCGGTTCCTCAAGGGGGCGGTTGATATCTGGCGGCGCGATGAGGACATGGCTGAGGCAGATCGTTTCCTGACAGAACGCAAATTCTTCAAAGCCTCGCTCATTTATCTCTTTGCGCATTTCGGTGCGATTGCCGTTGAAGCGATGCTGATGCCTTACGGCTGGGGAGGCTGGTAA
- the coxB gene encoding cytochrome c oxidase subunit II produces the protein MRKLTSFLAASLGAVASLPALAQDNLEIIGRPEDGGLNFQPAATELARDIQWLDNLILIIITAITLFVCVLLAICILRYNRKSNPEPASFTHNSPIEVAWTVVPIVILVFIAAFSLPVLFKQQEIPEGDINIKVTGYQWYWGYEYVDHEFAFDSFMIGEDKVLNDDVVAELEAAGYTRDEFLLATDTAVVVPVGKTVVMQVTGADVIHAWTIPAFGVKQDAVPGRIAQLWFNAEKEGVYFGQCSELCGKDHAYMPITVKVVSEAAYDEWLKGAVEEYAGDPSTLPKHLQVASVD, from the coding sequence ATGCGCAAATTGACCAGCTTTCTGGCCGCCTCTCTGGGTGCGGTCGCTTCGCTTCCTGCACTGGCACAGGACAATCTTGAAATCATCGGCCGTCCGGAAGACGGTGGGTTGAACTTTCAACCAGCTGCGACGGAGTTGGCGCGCGATATTCAGTGGCTGGACAACCTGATCCTGATCATCATCACCGCCATCACACTTTTCGTCTGTGTGCTGCTGGCCATTTGTATTTTGCGCTACAATCGCAAATCCAACCCGGAACCAGCGAGCTTCACTCATAATTCGCCCATTGAAGTTGCCTGGACTGTGGTGCCCATTGTTATTCTGGTCTTTATCGCGGCCTTTTCACTTCCGGTTCTGTTCAAGCAGCAAGAAATTCCGGAAGGCGACATCAACATCAAAGTCACAGGATATCAGTGGTATTGGGGCTATGAATATGTTGACCATGAATTTGCGTTCGACAGCTTCATGATCGGTGAAGATAAGGTTCTGAATGATGATGTTGTAGCTGAGTTGGAAGCGGCGGGCTACACGCGGGATGAATTCTTGCTGGCGACAGACACGGCCGTTGTTGTGCCGGTTGGCAAGACCGTCGTGATGCAAGTGACTGGTGCGGATGTGATCCATGCATGGACCATCCCGGCTTTCGGTGTGAAGCAGGATGCTGTTCCAGGCCGGATCGCGCAACTCTGGTTCAATGCCGAAAAAGAAGGCGTTTACTTTGGCCAGTGTTCCGAGCTTTGCGGCAAAGACCACGCCTACATGCCCATCACGGTCAAAGTCGTCAGCGAAGCGGCATATGACGAATGGCTCAAAGGTGCGGTTGAAGAATACGCGGGGGATCCTTCGACATTGCCCAAGCACCTTCAAGTGGCGTCGGTTGATTAA
- the dprA gene encoding DNA-processing protein DprA, whose translation MFEDTHPSTHPPLPPTTEDDRISWLRLLRSRRVGPSTFHRLMQEHGNAQVALETLPEVARNAGVNAYVPCTLEAAEMEYAAGMRAGARLICWGETDYPVALSQLTDAPPLLWALGEPGLLQKRRVAIVGARNASSLGLRMARALAHELTEGGFVVVSGLARGVDTAAHKAALDGGTIAVMAGGVDVIYPAENTHLGQDIAARGLCISEQPIGQTPQARHFPTRNRIISGISEAVVVVEAAAKSGSLITARTALDQGREVLAVPGHPFDARASGCNMLIRDGARLVRSGTDIAEALQGQQDLALRSQTENQTAHSNAQPPPRPNTARQQPDALRRLILDHLSPSPLAEDQLIRDLASSAAQMTPALTDLEISGRIIRHPGGLVSLAH comes from the coding sequence ATGTTCGAGGATACACATCCTTCCACTCACCCCCCACTCCCACCCACCACGGAAGATGATCGGATATCGTGGCTTCGCCTGTTGCGCTCTCGCAGAGTTGGTCCCTCCACTTTCCACCGATTAATGCAAGAGCATGGAAATGCCCAAGTGGCCTTGGAGACGCTGCCTGAAGTGGCACGCAACGCAGGGGTAAACGCATACGTTCCCTGCACCTTGGAAGCCGCGGAAATGGAATATGCAGCCGGGATGCGCGCTGGAGCGAGGCTAATCTGTTGGGGCGAGACAGATTATCCAGTCGCACTCTCGCAGCTCACGGATGCACCACCACTCCTTTGGGCTCTGGGTGAGCCAGGCCTGCTGCAGAAGCGGCGGGTGGCGATTGTCGGCGCGAGAAACGCGTCTTCACTGGGTCTGCGCATGGCGCGCGCCTTGGCCCATGAACTGACTGAGGGCGGATTTGTTGTGGTCTCGGGTTTGGCCCGCGGCGTTGACACCGCTGCCCACAAGGCCGCGCTTGATGGGGGCACCATCGCGGTCATGGCAGGTGGCGTTGACGTTATCTACCCTGCAGAAAACACACATCTAGGTCAGGACATCGCCGCGCGGGGGTTATGCATTTCGGAACAACCCATAGGTCAAACACCCCAAGCACGACATTTTCCCACACGCAATCGCATTATCAGCGGCATAAGCGAAGCAGTGGTCGTGGTGGAAGCAGCCGCAAAATCCGGTTCTCTTATTACCGCACGCACCGCCCTTGATCAGGGACGCGAGGTGCTTGCCGTCCCAGGACACCCGTTTGATGCCCGTGCATCCGGGTGCAACATGCTTATTCGTGACGGAGCGCGACTGGTGCGCTCAGGCACGGATATCGCAGAGGCGCTTCAGGGACAACAGGACCTGGCCCTGAGGAGCCAGACAGAGAACCAAACCGCGCACTCAAATGCTCAACCGCCTCCTCGACCAAACACGGCACGCCAGCAACCAGACGCCTTGCGCCGCCTGATCCTTGATCATCTCAGTCCCTCGCCATTGGCCGAAGATCAACTAATCCGTGACCTGGCAAGCTCTGCGGCACAAATGACACCGGCGCTGACGGATCTTGAAATCAGCGGGCGCATTATACGTCACCCTGGCGGTCTGGTTTCCTTGGCTCACTGA
- a CDS encoding lytic transglycosylase domain-containing protein, translating into MRFIAVSTICASLMCASPGFSADPEPYPTFTFKREKAPAPGQTRKITVQVDPDAYHAYLNPEPKAEGSKTGGETAALPSVPTAKASYDWFWTQVPPGQDEEATARLRTALNTLRKGPDGATVKGPRLQHVQKIAEVEGANILKATIGTNVSPALVLAVIAVESGGKVTAESHAGAQGVMQLMPATAERFGVADSFVSADNIKGGVAYLDWLLKEFDGDAVLALAGYNAGENAVKKHKGVPPFAETRDYIPKVLAAFEVARGLCKTQPELVTDACALTLASN; encoded by the coding sequence ATGCGATTCATCGCCGTTTCGACGATTTGCGCATCTTTGATGTGCGCAAGCCCTGGATTTTCGGCTGATCCAGAGCCTTACCCTACATTTACATTTAAAAGAGAGAAGGCGCCTGCGCCCGGGCAGACCCGGAAGATCACTGTTCAAGTCGATCCCGATGCGTACCATGCGTATCTCAATCCCGAGCCGAAAGCCGAAGGAAGCAAGACTGGCGGTGAAACCGCTGCGTTGCCATCGGTGCCAACGGCCAAGGCCTCCTATGATTGGTTCTGGACACAGGTCCCGCCCGGGCAGGACGAAGAAGCGACGGCGCGTCTGCGGACCGCTTTGAATACGCTTCGCAAGGGACCAGATGGTGCAACCGTGAAAGGCCCAAGGTTGCAGCACGTGCAAAAGATCGCTGAGGTGGAAGGCGCGAACATACTAAAGGCCACTATTGGCACGAATGTTTCGCCAGCCCTTGTGCTGGCTGTTATCGCAGTGGAATCCGGCGGCAAGGTTACGGCAGAGAGCCATGCGGGTGCACAGGGTGTGATGCAGTTGATGCCCGCCACCGCAGAGCGCTTTGGCGTCGCGGACAGTTTTGTTAGTGCCGACAATATCAAGGGTGGGGTGGCGTATCTCGATTGGTTGCTCAAAGAGTTCGACGGCGACGCTGTGCTGGCTCTCGCGGGGTATAACGCAGGCGAGAATGCGGTCAAAAAGCACAAAGGTGTGCCGCCTTTCGCGGAAACACGAGACTACATTCCCAAGGTGCTGGCCGCATTCGAAGTGGCGCGCGGACTATGCAAGACGCAGCCAGAGCTGGTGACGGATGCCTGCGCCCTGACCCTTGCGTCCAACTAA